A region of Streptomyces deccanensis DNA encodes the following proteins:
- a CDS encoding potassium channel family protein has product MKQRAVSAQVRWEQRTQRPLFGLALVFAVAYAVPIVRPDASDQVEWWCEVAEWVVWGAFALDYVVRLLLAERRWEFVRSRWLDLAAVVLPIIQPLRLLRLVATLLLVGQRARMASQIRLTTYVGGAVVGLLMFGSLAVLSVERDAPGGNIDTLDDAVWWSFTTMTTVGYGDHAPTTGLGRVLAVGLMLSGIALLGVVTANIAAWFIARFEKDDAEERRQTAAIAELAEEVRLLRAEVASLKSVEGVPEQRR; this is encoded by the coding sequence ATGAAGCAGCGAGCGGTCTCGGCGCAGGTTCGGTGGGAACAGCGGACTCAGCGGCCGTTGTTCGGCCTGGCCCTGGTGTTCGCCGTCGCGTACGCCGTGCCGATCGTGCGGCCGGACGCGAGCGACCAGGTGGAGTGGTGGTGCGAGGTCGCCGAGTGGGTGGTGTGGGGCGCCTTCGCGCTGGACTACGTCGTCCGGCTCCTGCTCGCCGAGCGGCGGTGGGAGTTCGTCCGGTCGCGCTGGCTGGACCTGGCGGCCGTGGTGCTGCCGATCATCCAGCCGCTGCGGCTGCTGCGGCTGGTGGCGACGTTGCTGCTGGTCGGGCAGCGGGCGCGGATGGCGTCGCAGATACGGCTCACGACGTACGTCGGCGGGGCGGTCGTCGGGCTGCTGATGTTCGGGTCGCTGGCGGTGCTGTCCGTGGAGCGGGACGCGCCCGGCGGGAACATCGACACGCTGGACGACGCGGTGTGGTGGTCGTTCACGACGATGACGACCGTGGGGTACGGGGACCACGCGCCGACGACCGGGCTGGGGCGGGTGCTGGCGGTGGGGCTGATGCTGTCGGGGATCGCGCTGCTCGGTGTGGTGACGGCGAACATCGCGGCGTGGTTCATAGCGCGGTTCGAGAAGGACGACGCGGAGGAGCGGCGGCAGACGGCCGCGATAGCGGAGCTGGCCGAGGAGGTTCGGCTGCTGCGGGCGGAGGTGGCGTCGTTGAAGTCTGTCGAAGGGGTGCCTGAGCAGCGCCGGTGA
- a CDS encoding small hydrophobic protein → MAGFGHSSRRHPRSRGRTWSRSGPDRATLGIIGVICAVAGFFVLGIVLGPVAVLCGWLAMNRTWSGARPVPALIAVVLGAIDTILAIIWLSGTAGPGIGLV, encoded by the coding sequence ATGGCGGGTTTCGGACACAGTTCGCGCAGGCACCCTCGCTCACGTGGCCGGACGTGGTCACGGAGCGGGCCGGATCGCGCGACGCTGGGGATCATCGGAGTCATCTGCGCGGTCGCCGGATTCTTCGTCCTGGGCATCGTCCTGGGACCCGTGGCGGTCCTCTGCGGCTGGCTGGCCATGAACCGCACGTGGTCCGGCGCCCGCCCCGTCCCTGCGCTCATCGCGGTCGTTCTGGGTGCGATCGACACGATCCTGGCGATCATCTGGCTGTCGGGCACGGCCGGCCCGGGAATCGGTCTCGTCTGA